GTTTCGAAATAGATATATTACTTTGGGATTTTTTTGGAAATATCCAAAACGGTACAAGAAAGCAGGGGcgaagtcataaatattttttttagggggtcgatgttaaattataatttctatgagggtaaaaatataatttttaaagaattaaattaaatttttattattttaaaaaagaaacaaaatataattttatctttattaatttaaaattttaaaaattttaaagtatcaaaatattaaaaaaattatttttttctgagCCCCAGGCCCTAGATTCGCCCTGCAAGAAAGTGCCGGACAACAGCTTTGAACCGAGTGGTTGCTGTCCGAAAGAGACTTTGGACAACGTTGGGTTTGGTGATCACAGCTTTTGGTTTTTGTATTTATAATGCCTTAGGTTTGCTTGCACGTTTAAATTTGgatttaaattgatcaaaatttctGTATTGTACTATATTTTTGagatattgaatttttatatttttaattataaaatatataatatttttttaatcctcAACTTTTATCCCTACGTacaaactatttaaaaaatttatgttcttatattttcaaaaagtcctaaaaattaaaatttacaaaattattaaaaatgttccATAAACATATGAAGAAATAAAAACtatttacaattcaaaaaataaaaataatattcttttaaattcattaaattataaaaaatacaaaaaaaatccaatttttttaacaaatgtgTTATTTGCATCTGTAATGGTAATAAAATCTCTACAATATTTGAGTTATTCATTCAATATAcattaaaattgaatttgaactagtatttttaatctataatcttattcaaaatttacATTAATATCCAATTTAATACTGATTGAATCAATAACTCAAACATTGAAGatatcttattatcattcaagaaataaattacatatattttttgtaattttttttaacatttaaataaaattttaagagatgatacttttttaaaactattttaggatttttttattgtaaatatagaaacttttaatttttaaaattttatctacttttaaacaataaagaccaaattgacaaaaattgtAAGTATTGAGggtaactttttttataattataaaattagatgAAAGGATAGGGATTAAACctctcaaaattaaagtatagacaCTAAATTGTGAATTTCATAAAAATACAGGGACTTTTATCATATTTAAACCTTAATTgctatttactttttatttttttttgtaaattgttGTGAAATTTTACATAAagttagtatttggtacactaATTGTGGCAGATTTTAAATGGCATAGtaattttagttattaaaatttgcgtattttatcaatttgatcataatactaaaaagtttaataatttcaaatattaacgtttacacattctatcaatatgattttaatttttaaaattttaaaaacattataattacataaaataaaataaaataaaaatattatgggaaataaatataagaatataaaaatacataaaaactttaaacttttccaaatttttcaaaagaaatattaagaatatataaaaaaagatgtTTTGTTGATGGAAGGCAATCAAGtaagaaaatatataatacaaaaaaagtctactttttttctcaaaattttattctttttcaaaattaaaattatcggCGACCACAAAGTACTAGTCTTATGTCACAGGCCAAGATACAAAACTCGTGATTATCTCATAAAATGTATCCCATGAAGGTCAAATGATtaaatagagattatttgactCATTAGAACTAATTCGATTTAAAAAATTGTTGAAGAAACTTAGTTAGCTCAATGAAGAAGATATGGAAAGTTAGGCTACATTCATTGGTAAATAAACTAACCTTAAAATATTAAAGAGAATAATACATTATaagattaaatttgatttaattatgtaATCTTGTAGGTTAGACTTCATCTCGTCCGTCGATATAATTTAGCTAAACTGTTAGATTTAAAGAGTTCAATTATAAATAAAGAGTCTTCCCTCAATTATAAATCATTCATTAATCTATTATATGctatattctttaaaaataaatacttaaatacGAATTATCGCACAAATTACGAAATTGAAATTCTAACAGGAATACTTGATCGTGGTTATCCTACTCTTAAAACCCGTCAAAGGATATGAAATTCGAAACCCACAACCCGTCAATCTATGAGACACCAGTATATGTGGTCCTCCAGATACTAGATTAACCTCCTTCAAATCCACATTGCCTCTTCACCATTCGGATTGTTCGAGTTGTTGAAAATGGGTGGAATTTATGTTGGAAAAAAGACAAAACATCCCCATCAACTAAAAATAtggatattaaattattatttgctttcaaaaaggaaaaaagatttGTTTTATAAGGATCGTTGGAATGGCGGCCCACATGGGAATGGACGGTTGAAACGTGAAAGACCTTTCCACTGATTCCTACTTTGATAAGTAGGTTCGGCATTTACGATGCCGTCTCATACTTTTCCCCTCCCTTCCCTCTTACTTCCCTGCTTCTCGTCACCCTTCCATCatctctttaaaaaaattttgaatccgTCCTCCTCCAGGAAAGAAAAATTCTCCCCACACTCTATATTCATATTTTATGAACCATatgtagaaaaagaaaaacaagtttcTGTTTCTTAATGGCTGCCAAGCTGGGTTCGTTTAGGCACTCCCTGCTAGAGAAAAAGGGGAGAACAAAGGGGTGCCCAGTACTGGGATTGTACGAGGAAGAAGAAGAGCAGGGGAAAATATGCTTTTCTTACAGGTTGGTAAGCGACAAAGTGACCGGGTTCTCAAAAAAGGTTCAAGATGTTGCACGCAAGGCATGGCAAATGGGAATATCGGATCCCAGAAAGATTGTTTTCTCTGCCAAGGTGGGTCTTGCCTTGATGCTTATTTCTTTGCTTATCTTCTTGAAAGAACCCATCAAGGAGCTCAGTGAACACTCTGTTTGGGCTATTCTTACTGTTGTTGTCGTCTTTGAATTTAGTATAGGTACGTAATTTTACTCGTAATCATGCTTCtattaatttctttatttctttatttattgttGTCTTGGTTTTTGAAAACACACATCCCCTGGTTTCTTTAACGATTTTATTATTTCCTTCTCTTATGGTTGGAACAATTGGTTTTATGAACTGAAAATAACACCgtaattgattaaaactaaaCAAATAGAAATTCTGAATGAATTAATACCATAAATGTTTTTTTCCCCTGTAGGAGCAACTCTTAGCAAAGGATTTAACCGTGGGCTAGGGACATTATCAGCTGGAGGTCTTGCATTGGGTATGGCTGAATTGTCCCAATTGGCTGGAGAATGGGAAGAAGTTGTTATTGTTCTTAGCATCTTTGTAATAGGTTGGGTTTCGTGGTCATCAGTTGTGTTTCAACTCTCATGTAGTATGCTGTTAATTAGTAGTATCTTCACGAGTTACTCGTAGGTTTACTCTGACATGACACACATTACCAGGATTcttttcaacttatgcaaaacTTTACCCAGCAATGAAGCCTTACGAGTACGGTTTCCGCGTGTTCACGTTGACGTATTGTTTCATAACGGTATCCGGGTATAGGACAGGGGAATTCGTCCATACAGCAGTGACGCGATTTTTGCTAATAGCACTTGGTGCCAGTGTTAGTTTAGTTGTTAATATAGGCATTTACCCCATCTGGGCCGGTGAGGATCTGCACAACTCGGTGGCTAAAAATTTCATGAGTGTGGCGAATTCTTTAGAAGGTTAATATGCATCTAATGTTTACTTATTTATCTCTACGAATTTCAAAAGTAATCTATCATTCTCATGCTTATTTACTTCCACATTTGGTCAGGATGTGTTAAAGGTTACCTTAACTGCGTTGAATATAAACGGGTCCCTTCAAAAATTCTAACTTATCAAGCTTCAGATGACCCGGTTTACAGTGGCTACAGATCAGCTGTGGAATCGTCGAGTCAGGAGGAAGCTCTGGTAATTTTTGTTGTACTTTTGTTGCATCTTGAACTTGgtacttgaaattttaattttcttgtaTTTATTCcgtttttccttctttttctgttCCTATGCAAAGTTGGGCTTTGCCATCTGGGAACCACCGCACGGTCCATACAGGTCACTTGGTTACCCATGGAAGAATTATGTCAAAGTAAGTGGAGCATTGAGGCATTGTGCATTCATGGTCATGGCATTACATGGCTGTATATTTTCAGAAATACAGGTACTTATTCATACCTATCTCGAATGTATGCAATTGATGGTCAATACCACATTCTTCCTGCATTGTTTTTTCTATAGCAGTGTGGCACTAGGATCCCTGAGTCATTGGCTTCCCTTTTTTCATTTAGCAGTTATTCATTTAGCAACAGGTTTATTGCTATGTTGCTTTGACTGTTCAGTTTTCTTTAAGCACATCCATATCCAACGCATATTAAGACATAGGTATAGGTATGTTTATTGAGAATCACAGTTTACTGATAGATGATTACCCGTTACAATTCTTCCCCTTATTGACCATCGTAATTgctactttttttaatttatttctcttaaaaaagaGATGGGTTCATGTATTTTGAATAACAATATTTGTATGTGTAGGCTCCACCGGAGACAAGTGTTCTGTCAAGAACTTCAGAGGGTAGGCACTGAAGGTGCTAGAGTGTTGCGTGAGCTAGGGAACAAAGTAAAAAGGATGGAGAAATTAGGTTTTACTGACATTCTATGTGAAGTAAGTGAGGCTGCAGAAGAGTTGCAAAGGAAAGTTGACCGGAAATCATACCTCCTTGTCAATGCCGAAAGTTGGGAAATTGGGAACCGACCACAGATTCTATTAGAGCCCCAAGATTTTCTTAGCTCGGATGGTGAAGAACACAAAGTCCTGGGTTATAAGTCCTTTAGTGAAACAGTACTTGATCTCAGATCGGTTTCCATGCCAAATAATTGGGATTACCTCAATACCAATGGGGATGTCAACCCCATTGTCTCTCCCGGCACACCCTCTGAAGATTTACTTCAGCAGCAGATATCATGGTCAGCACGACCTACGTTTAACCCCGATGCGAAGAAACTTCCGGAAGAGTCAAAAACATATGAGAATGCAAGTGCATTGTCATTGGCAACATTTACTTCACTTTTGATTGAATTCGTTGTAAGGTTGCAAAATGTTGTTGATGCATTCGAAGAGCTGAGTGAGAAAGCAAACTTTAAGGAACCTGACGAGCTACCAGCAGCAGCTGCAGCAAGAGAGTCCATTGGCTTTTGGTCCAAATTGTTTAGAAGCCTGAAGTTTTAGAATTTGCATAAAACATAGTAGTTAAGAATTAGAAAAGTAGGAAATGGAATTGCTTGGAGCCTAAATCCGGCGTTACACCTTAAGATCTGAACCTCAACATGTAGGATTTTAACAAGTCTCTTCCCAGTATAATGTTCTATAACTTAATGAGATCGGATCTAATAGAATGGAATGGAACGTGAGGTGAAAACTGCTGTCTTAGCCAGACACGACTTAAACCAACAGTGTACAAGGTTGTAGGGTAAACATTTTGACCTCTTAACTGCAACTGCTGTAGCCAAGACTTCTATGTTATCATCCATCAATCCATGTTAAAACTAGTCCATTCGAACCAGCAAGTTTTAGACGGGTTCGATCTTTGTTATTCGAGAAGTACAACATGAAACTGCGATTGTTTTCAGGTTATGAGGTGGAGAAtgttatgattttctttattgtcCTTGATCCCATTTCTCCCCTGGTATCACTTCAATGCTGCTTTGAATGGCTTCCCAAGCATCCAAGGGTTAACCCTTTTCTTTTCTGTATATTTAAGAGTTGGCTTTTGGTGAGTTGCATCGGTCGTTAATAGCTCAAGCTTATTGCTGTTGAAACGTAACTGCTGACTTTTTCGGTGAATGCAAACATCATCATTGCTTCTTTTGAAGTAATGTTTTATTGAGCTTGCCTGAATTTCAAACAAATTCGAAGTTTTATCTTAGTCAGTAGTTTCGATCACTGGTCAGGTCACGGTTTGGCCTAACCAGctcagaaattaaaatatttaagattGTTTTTAcaactaaatttaaataattattttttggtacaaaaatatttttttattaataaatagtaATTCGGTCAAGTCCAGCTGGATTAATTTACGAAGTGAACTGTTTAAATCTCGGTACAGGTAGGTCGACTCTATTGGGCCGAGTGGGTAGCCAAATACGGGTATATCGAATATATTGGGCCTTAAGAGAATTAAAAATTATGATGATGgttattagataaaaaaaatattaatcatgTCAACACAGAAGGATCTAGATTTGAGTACGTTGAAATGATTTAGATTTGAGTACGTTGAAATGTATGtattatcttattatttatgAGTTGGGAGGAACTATAGATAGTTTTAGTCAttatatcaaaaagaaaaagaacttttaaaaaaatattagtaattttttttaaagtaatttgattttaaaactaacaaaatatacaaatcatatatcaacacatatataatataacacAACTGGTGCCATGctttatctatttaatttttatagttttttctttcttttgaagataattaaataaataatttatttatataacttaaatttgatgaataaattagctttctttttcatatttttggtttttcaattaactatttaatttaagggaaaatatttgatacacatggcaataaaataaaaaatatatactataCCAAATACTAACCCTTATCTTagacataaaatttttagaatattcACTTAACAAATTGTTATAGATAATATatagttaaaaaataaacaaatatttaaatttctatttatccAATTAACAtgggataaaatatatttatttattcatttaaattaaaaaaggaaaaaaaaaccgtAACatctaatatttaaaaattttgaatttgaaaatctcgtctaaatacttaattattaaaatatttagtgaattttaaaattaaaaatatataaatatttaatttcaaattatattcataatatttatcttaaaatttaa
This window of the Gossypium hirsutum isolate 1008001.06 chromosome A09, Gossypium_hirsutum_v2.1, whole genome shotgun sequence genome carries:
- the LOC107930266 gene encoding LOW QUALITY PROTEIN: aluminum-activated malate transporter 9 (The sequence of the model RefSeq protein was modified relative to this genomic sequence to represent the inferred CDS: inserted 2 bases in 1 codon), translating into MAAKLGSFRHSLLEKKGRTKGCPVLGLYEEEEEQGKICFSYRLVSDKVTGFSKKVQDVARKAWQMGISDPRKIVFSAKVGLALMLISLLIFLKEPIKELSEHSVWAILTVVVVFEFSIGATLSKGFNRGLGTLSAGGLALGMAELSQLAGEWEEVVIVLSIFVIGFFSTYAKLYPAMKPYEYGFRVFTLTYCFITVSGYRTGEFVHTAVTRFLLIALGASVSLVVNIGIYPIWAGEDLHNSVAKNFMSVANSLEGCVKGYLNCVEYKRVPSKILTYQASDDPVYSGYRSAVESSSQEEALLGFAIWEPPHGPYRSLGYPWKNYVKVSGALRHCAFMVMALHGCIFSEIQAPPXRQVFCQELQRVGTEGARVLRELGNKVKRMEKLGFTDILCEVSEAAEELQRKVDRKSYLLVNAESWEIGNRPQILLEPQDFLSSDGEEHKVLGYKSFSETVLDLRSVSMPNNWDYLNTNGDVNPIVSPGTPSEDLLQQQISWSARPTFNPDAKKLPEESKTYENASALSLATFTSLLIEFVVRLQNVVDAFEELSEKANFKEPDELPAAAAARESIGFWSKLFRSLKF